One genomic window of Psychrobacter cibarius includes the following:
- a CDS encoding DsrE family protein gives MANTTDYVGTLFDNSESNPSKITLAFTMAGVALKKGHSASVILMVDAVHLALPNTLDNVNIGAPFEPAGELLEAFIEKGGNVLVCGACMKHNGVEESAIDKRFEVISGDDVVELLMNAKGSLQLN, from the coding sequence ATGGCTAACACGACGGATTATGTCGGTACGTTATTTGATAATAGTGAATCAAATCCAAGCAAAATCACCTTAGCATTTACTATGGCAGGTGTCGCACTCAAAAAAGGTCATTCTGCCTCAGTGATATTGATGGTGGACGCGGTACATTTGGCATTGCCCAACACTTTAGATAACGTCAATATTGGCGCACCATTTGAACCTGCGGGCGAATTGTTAGAAGCCTTTATCGAAAAAGGTGGTAACGTATTGGTCTGCGGCGCTTGCATGAAACATAATGGTGTCGAAGAATCAGCCATCGATAAGCGCTTTGAAGTGATTAGCGGTGATGATGTGGTTGAGCTGCTAATGAATGCGAAAGGGTCGTTGCAGTTGAATTAA
- a CDS encoding acyl-CoA thioesterase translates to MYPFIRYASTIAHAALQVKKGNTLTFKDTSEISFRCRLTDIDNFLEMNNGRVFTLFDMGRTDFAVRSGLGRQLLKQRWGLVVAGSTIQYRKRIRAFDKVTMKTHIVGFDERWIYIEQSMWVKGKPCSSALLRTGVTEKGKVIATARVLESLGQADWELPPTGYVAEWIISDADRPWPPQS, encoded by the coding sequence ATGTATCCATTTATCCGTTATGCCAGCACCATCGCCCACGCCGCGCTACAAGTCAAAAAAGGCAATACCTTAACGTTTAAAGATACCAGCGAGATTAGCTTTCGCTGTCGTCTGACAGATATTGATAATTTCTTAGAGATGAATAATGGTCGCGTATTTACCCTTTTTGATATGGGTCGTACTGACTTCGCTGTGCGTAGCGGACTTGGACGTCAACTGCTCAAGCAGCGTTGGGGTTTGGTCGTCGCTGGCAGTACCATCCAATATCGCAAACGTATTCGCGCTTTTGATAAGGTCACTATGAAAACGCATATCGTCGGCTTTGATGAGCGTTGGATATATATTGAACAATCGATGTGGGTCAAAGGCAAGCCGTGCTCCTCTGCCCTACTTCGTACGGGTGTCACTGAAAAGGGTAAAGTAATAGCAACCGCGCGAGTATTAGAATCATTAGGTCAAGCAGACTGGGAATTACCACCCACAGGCTATGTGGCAGAATGGATCATCAGTGATGCCGATCGTCCGTGGCCGCCGCAAAGTTAG
- a CDS encoding alpha/beta hydrolase — MPTSNSPTSNSPTSKPSQHFSPAPFKPPFWLTNPHLQSILPKFFAPKAPTYRRVIKQDSLAETDIAYDFYDAHSIATVENGEREQTPLIVLFHGMEGSSDSHYARALAHQIHAQGWHFVVAHFRSCGGIPANGRVFYNAGDTDEVHHALQNLSQQYANIYAVGVSLGGNALAKYMGEYGDKAICQGVAVISAPVDMSSAALSMHSFLSHRIYTPYLLNPIIKKALANDISKEEIDSIKAVNRISDFDDIFTAPRHGYRSNNHYYQASSALPYLIKVTKPLLLISAKDDPFLGFTATPNDVSNSVTILDTEHGGHVGFIRYRSDKDKSHHLYKKSRFDINWIPETVSAYFNHIGVASNKP, encoded by the coding sequence ATGCCAACCTCAAATTCGCCAACTTCAAATTCGCCAACTTCAAAACCGAGCCAACATTTCTCTCCAGCGCCTTTTAAACCGCCCTTTTGGCTGACCAATCCGCACCTGCAAAGCATCTTGCCTAAGTTTTTTGCTCCTAAAGCGCCAACTTATAGACGCGTTATCAAACAAGACTCGCTTGCTGAAACAGATATCGCTTATGACTTTTATGATGCGCATTCTATCGCCACCGTAGAAAATGGCGAGCGTGAACAAACGCCATTAATCGTGCTATTCCACGGTATGGAAGGCAGTAGCGACAGCCATTATGCACGTGCTTTGGCGCATCAAATTCACGCTCAGGGCTGGCACTTTGTGGTGGCGCACTTCCGCAGTTGTGGCGGCATTCCTGCTAATGGTCGAGTTTTTTATAATGCGGGTGATACCGATGAGGTGCATCATGCGCTGCAAAATTTAAGTCAGCAGTACGCCAATATTTATGCGGTTGGGGTGTCACTAGGCGGTAACGCGTTAGCGAAATACATGGGAGAATATGGTGATAAAGCAATCTGCCAAGGCGTGGCTGTGATTTCTGCGCCAGTTGATATGTCCTCCGCTGCCCTTAGTATGCACAGTTTTTTGAGCCATCGAATTTACACCCCTTATTTGCTCAACCCGATTATCAAAAAAGCCTTAGCCAATGACATTAGCAAAGAGGAGATCGACTCGATCAAAGCGGTCAATCGCATCAGTGACTTTGACGATATCTTTACCGCGCCGCGTCACGGCTACCGCTCTAATAACCACTACTATCAAGCCTCATCAGCCCTGCCTTATTTAATAAAAGTAACGAAACCTTTATTGTTAATTAGTGCCAAAGACGACCCCTTCCTTGGTTTTACCGCCACGCCGAATGATGTGTCTAACAGTGTCACTATCTTAGACACTGAGCATGGCGGGCATGTGGGTTTTATTCGTTATCGCTCTGATAAAGACAAATCACATCATCTTTATAAAAAATCAAGATTTGATATCAACTGGATACCTGAAACTGTCAGTGCTTATTTTAATCATATCGGTGTAGCATCTAATAAGCCCTAA
- a CDS encoding YigZ family protein: MSYQTLKRVVTARLEIKKSEFIAYAYPVTSREQAMFHVEQLRQQYADARHHCWAYIIGDPNNTTSAGFDDDGEPNGTAGRPILNVLQHKAIGNVIIIVVRYFGGIKLGAGGLTRAYAGAAQAVVDEMDLSPYVTMVQVQILAEFATEAQCRYVVDSLNGSIDEVAYSKQVTLTVTIAEADIDHLKERLAMDGRVLDESKK; this comes from the coding sequence ATGAGCTATCAAACGCTAAAACGTGTTGTCACTGCGCGCTTAGAAATTAAAAAATCCGAGTTTATTGCTTACGCTTATCCAGTCACTTCGCGTGAACAAGCAATGTTTCACGTGGAACAGCTGCGTCAACAATATGCTGATGCGCGCCACCACTGCTGGGCGTATATCATTGGCGATCCCAATAACACCACTAGTGCTGGTTTTGATGATGATGGCGAGCCAAATGGTACGGCAGGTCGCCCGATATTAAATGTGTTGCAACATAAAGCGATCGGTAACGTCATTATCATCGTCGTGCGTTATTTTGGTGGTATTAAACTGGGCGCAGGCGGACTAACCCGTGCTTATGCAGGCGCAGCACAAGCAGTCGTCGATGAGATGGATTTAAGCCCTTATGTGACAATGGTACAAGTGCAGATATTGGCAGAGTTTGCCACCGAAGCGCAATGCCGCTATGTGGTCGACAGTTTAAATGGCAGTATCGATGAAGTCGCTTATAGTAAACAAGTGACATTGACCGTGACGATTGCTGAGGCAGATATCGACCATTTAAAAGAACGTCTGGCGATGGATGGACGAGTATTAGATGAATCGAAAAAGTGA
- a CDS encoding pseudouridine synthase has product MRLDKFLSKATELSRKESKKILHAGEVTVNDQVIKDPGVHVDVVNDDVIWAGEPLSVAAGSRYILLHKPEGFECTLKVKEHPIVTELIAVPELGSLRIAGRLDVDTTGALLMSDDGKWLHRVTSPKHEHAKIYELTLADAMDEAAQANAVKEVAEGILLEGDHEETKPAVLEFIDETHARLTLEQGKYHQVKRMMGYFGNRVVELHRASVGHITLEGLEKGDSRFLTPEEVAKF; this is encoded by the coding sequence ATGCGTCTAGATAAATTTTTGAGTAAAGCCACTGAGCTGTCGCGTAAAGAATCCAAAAAAATTCTGCACGCTGGTGAAGTGACGGTAAATGATCAGGTCATCAAAGACCCCGGTGTCCACGTCGATGTGGTCAATGACGACGTGATTTGGGCAGGCGAGCCATTATCGGTCGCTGCGGGCAGTCGTTATATTCTATTACATAAGCCTGAAGGCTTTGAATGTACGCTGAAAGTAAAAGAGCATCCAATTGTCACTGAGCTGATTGCGGTGCCAGAGCTTGGTAGCTTGCGCATTGCAGGTCGCCTTGATGTTGATACCACCGGCGCATTATTAATGAGTGATGATGGTAAATGGTTGCACCGTGTCACCAGTCCTAAACATGAACATGCCAAAATTTATGAGCTGACTTTAGCAGATGCGATGGATGAAGCGGCGCAAGCCAATGCCGTCAAAGAAGTCGCTGAAGGCATTCTTTTAGAAGGCGACCACGAAGAAACAAAACCTGCGGTTCTCGAATTTATTGATGAGACGCATGCACGTTTGACGCTTGAGCAAGGTAAATATCATCAAGTAAAACGGATGATGGGTTACTTTGGTAATCGAGTGGTTGAGCTGCATCGCGCCAGTGTCGGTCATATTACTTTGGAAGGATTAGAGAAAGGCGACAGTCGCTTTTTAACACCTGAAGAAGTCGCTAAGTTCTAA
- a CDS encoding thioredoxin fold domain-containing protein, with amino-acid sequence MKSSLLKSASLIGAMLLATTACAQSSDTAATNQKVSKSTQNTKAAGTVSKSVDSRLRQLLTQAGIKTQISSIVPSNLPNMYQVNLAGQLPLHITEDGKYVIQGELQKNPSKRVVTKTPARSTSAQAGKPVSASVKADILANMDALKNMSTKTPFFYTAVPGVIWGATLEGVPFLLSDDAQYITDGEISVIENGQFIGLDEQFEKRKNQSVFATLDESQLINYPATDPERAVIYVANDVNCPYCRRLHQQLPMLNAKGVTVKTIGYPIYEQSPEQMRGIWCQGDEDSRRKAFDKAMLQGEMTPAPASCKADHVTPNREKAAGLAVMATPAIYREDGVLFQASFESPEFLEFLGVQ; translated from the coding sequence GTGAAATCATCTCTATTAAAATCTGCCAGTTTAATTGGTGCCATGTTATTGGCAACCACTGCCTGTGCCCAGTCTAGTGATACTGCCGCTACTAACCAAAAAGTAAGCAAAAGTACGCAAAATACAAAAGCCGCTGGCACTGTTAGCAAGTCTGTTGACAGTCGCTTGCGCCAATTGCTCACTCAGGCAGGGATCAAAACACAAATTAGCTCTATTGTGCCGTCCAACTTACCCAATATGTATCAAGTCAATTTGGCGGGGCAGTTGCCTTTGCATATCACTGAAGATGGCAAATATGTCATTCAAGGCGAGCTACAAAAGAATCCAAGCAAGCGTGTGGTCACCAAGACGCCAGCGCGTAGCACCAGTGCGCAGGCAGGCAAACCTGTCAGTGCGAGTGTCAAAGCTGATATATTGGCAAATATGGATGCGCTGAAAAATATGAGCACTAAGACGCCGTTCTTTTATACCGCAGTGCCAGGTGTGATTTGGGGTGCGACATTAGAAGGCGTGCCTTTTTTACTATCGGATGATGCACAATATATTACTGATGGCGAGATATCTGTCATCGAAAACGGTCAATTCATCGGACTCGATGAGCAGTTTGAAAAGCGTAAAAATCAGTCTGTGTTTGCGACTTTAGATGAAAGCCAGCTGATTAATTATCCAGCGACAGACCCTGAGAGAGCGGTTATTTATGTGGCCAATGATGTCAACTGTCCTTACTGCCGCCGCTTGCATCAACAGCTGCCAATGCTTAATGCCAAAGGTGTGACGGTCAAAACCATTGGTTATCCGATATACGAGCAGTCCCCTGAGCAAATGCGTGGCATTTGGTGCCAAGGTGACGAGGACAGCCGTCGTAAAGCTTTTGATAAAGCAATGTTACAGGGTGAGATGACACCGGCACCAGCAAGTTGTAAAGCCGATCATGTGACGCCCAATCGTGAAAAAGCAGCAGGGCTTGCGGTGATGGCAACGCCTGCTATTTACCGTGAAGATGGCGTGTTGTTTCAAGCGAGCTTTGAGAGTCCTGAGTTTTTAGAATTTTTGGGCGTACAGTAG
- a CDS encoding DUF2939 domain-containing protein, with translation MKKLIILLIVIAVAVYAGSPYYSAYQLKNAYDAKDGATIAAAIDYEQVRPSIQNQLTSQFTATMANYPLVAELGGEPLTQAANSFITQAVDGAITPQNIEKVINTQGQANTATKELAAAWAIASNQVDLKNLIQNLIIQRGDVDAVVKSQMQQIMEKQAAELEQQVAQGSDSDKPKLSYCGINCFTISGQVKGYPLTIEMQRNGLIDWKIVDIVLPQ, from the coding sequence ATGAAGAAGCTGATTATTTTATTAATCGTCATTGCCGTCGCTGTCTATGCAGGCTCGCCCTATTACAGCGCTTATCAGCTTAAAAATGCCTACGATGCCAAAGACGGCGCGACCATCGCCGCAGCGATCGACTATGAGCAAGTGCGACCTAGCATCCAAAACCAACTCACCAGTCAGTTTACGGCGACTATGGCCAATTATCCATTGGTCGCTGAGTTGGGCGGCGAGCCATTGACCCAAGCCGCTAATAGTTTTATCACGCAGGCGGTAGATGGTGCTATCACGCCACAAAATATCGAAAAAGTCATCAATACCCAAGGTCAGGCCAATACCGCGACCAAAGAGCTGGCCGCTGCATGGGCAATCGCCAGTAATCAGGTCGATCTCAAAAATTTGATTCAAAATCTTATCATCCAGCGTGGTGATGTGGATGCAGTGGTCAAAAGCCAAATGCAGCAAATCATGGAAAAACAAGCCGCTGAACTGGAGCAACAGGTAGCGCAAGGGTCGGACAGTGACAAGCCAAAATTAAGCTATTGCGGTATTAATTGCTTCACTATTAGCGGTCAGGTGAAAGGTTATCCGCTCACCATCGAGATGCAGCGTAACGGCTTAATTGATTGGAAAATCGTTGATATCGTGTTGCCACAATAG
- the dnaJ gene encoding molecular chaperone DnaJ, translating to MSKRDFYEVLGVSKTAESKEIKRAYRKLAMKYHPDRNSDDPDAEDKFKEASMAYEVLSSEEKRSAYDRMGHSAFENGMGGGGFGGAGGGNFQDIFGDIFGNFGDIFGQQRGGGGGRSRRGSDLRYVIELTLEEAVRGCKKEISFTAPAPCDTCDGKGAKNASDIVTCQTCHGQGQVRMQQGFFAVQQACPHCGGTGKQIKNPCSDCHGNGVKDKSRTLEVSIPAGVDDGDRVRLAGEGEAGGAGVQNGDLYVEVRVKQHNVFTRQGADLYMDVPVSITDAALGKEVEIPTLDGKVKIKVAEGTQSGKLLRVRGKGVTPVRTTMKGDLICRVVIETPVNLTREQKDLLRQFQDTLDGDSKHQQSPHKKSFFKKIGDLFD from the coding sequence ATGAGTAAGCGCGATTTTTATGAAGTATTAGGTGTGAGCAAGACCGCTGAAAGCAAAGAAATTAAGCGAGCTTACCGCAAGCTGGCTATGAAATATCACCCTGACCGTAACTCTGATGATCCAGATGCTGAGGATAAATTCAAAGAAGCATCGATGGCTTACGAAGTACTAAGCAGCGAAGAAAAGCGCTCTGCTTACGATCGCATGGGTCATTCAGCCTTCGAAAATGGTATGGGTGGCGGCGGCTTTGGCGGTGCAGGTGGTGGCAACTTCCAAGATATCTTCGGTGATATTTTCGGTAATTTTGGTGACATCTTCGGTCAGCAGCGTGGCGGCGGCGGTGGACGTTCGCGCCGTGGCTCAGATTTGCGCTATGTGATTGAGCTGACGCTAGAAGAAGCGGTACGTGGCTGTAAAAAAGAAATCAGTTTCACTGCGCCTGCGCCTTGCGACACGTGCGATGGTAAAGGGGCAAAAAATGCCTCTGATATCGTGACTTGTCAGACCTGTCATGGACAAGGTCAAGTGCGTATGCAGCAAGGATTTTTTGCCGTGCAGCAGGCTTGCCCACATTGCGGCGGCACTGGTAAGCAAATCAAAAACCCATGCTCTGACTGTCACGGTAATGGCGTTAAAGACAAATCACGTACGCTAGAAGTGTCTATCCCAGCGGGTGTTGATGATGGTGATCGCGTCCGTCTAGCAGGCGAAGGTGAAGCGGGCGGTGCGGGCGTCCAAAACGGCGACTTATACGTTGAAGTACGCGTAAAACAGCATAATGTCTTTACTCGTCAAGGCGCTGATCTCTATATGGACGTACCCGTTAGCATCACTGATGCAGCACTGGGTAAAGAGGTCGAAATTCCAACCCTAGATGGTAAAGTAAAAATCAAGGTTGCAGAAGGCACGCAAAGTGGTAAGTTGCTACGTGTACGCGGCAAAGGCGTGACACCAGTACGTACCACCATGAAAGGTGATTTGATTTGCCGTGTGGTTATCGAAACCCCAGTGAACTTAACTCGCGAGCAAAAAGACCTGTTGCGCCAGTTCCAAGATACGCTCGACGGTGATAGCAAGCATCAGCAGTCGCCACATAAGAAGTCATTCTTTAAAAAGATTGGCGACTTATTTGATTAA
- the dapB gene encoding 4-hydroxy-tetrahydrodipicolinate reductase yields the protein MSQQITAQENTNKQAIKVGVIGAGGRMGRMLIEAVKDNSQTILNAAIERQGSSLVGADAGEVAAIGRLEVQIVDDLKVVINDIDVLIDFSLPDATEQNMQICAANNVAMVIGTTGFNEQQEQVLAKASEKIAIVYAGNYSTGVNLSLKLLNMAAKAFGEDADVEVIEAHHKHKIDAPSGTAYMMAEAVAEARGQNLKDVAVYGREGQTGERKAGTIGIHAIRGGEIIGDHTVMFIADGEVVEITHRARARMTFAAGAVRAATWVIKQEVGQYNMQDVLGLND from the coding sequence ATGAGCCAACAGATAACAGCGCAAGAAAATACAAATAAACAAGCCATCAAAGTCGGGGTTATTGGTGCTGGTGGTCGTATGGGGCGTATGCTAATAGAAGCGGTAAAAGACAACTCGCAAACGATATTAAATGCCGCGATAGAACGTCAAGGTTCAAGCCTTGTTGGTGCAGATGCTGGCGAAGTCGCCGCTATCGGTCGCTTAGAGGTACAGATTGTCGATGATTTAAAAGTTGTCATTAATGACATCGATGTACTAATTGACTTTAGCTTGCCTGATGCCACTGAACAAAATATGCAGATTTGCGCGGCAAACAATGTCGCGATGGTTATTGGGACGACAGGATTCAATGAGCAGCAAGAGCAAGTGTTGGCAAAAGCCAGTGAGAAAATTGCGATTGTCTATGCTGGTAACTATTCAACAGGTGTTAATCTATCATTGAAATTGCTCAACATGGCAGCGAAGGCATTTGGTGAGGATGCCGATGTAGAAGTCATTGAAGCGCACCATAAGCATAAAATTGATGCGCCATCAGGCACAGCATATATGATGGCAGAAGCCGTCGCAGAAGCTCGTGGACAGAATCTAAAAGACGTCGCTGTTTATGGCCGCGAAGGACAAACGGGCGAACGCAAAGCAGGTACTATTGGTATTCATGCCATTCGCGGCGGTGAAATCATTGGCGATCATACCGTGATGTTTATTGCCGATGGTGAGGTGGTTGAAATTACCCATCGTGCCCGCGCGCGTATGACTTTTGCTGCGGGTGCTGTACGTGCCGCGACTTGGGTTATCAAACAAGAAGTTGGACAATATAATATGCAGGATGTCTTGGGTTTGAATGATTAG
- a CDS encoding type III PLP-dependent enzyme, with protein sequence MIKIDQYFDPAGWQKFTQAAEGRETPFLVVDLSRIKTKYHEMVGFFPKAKIHYAMKASPAVEVINLLADLGSNFDCASIYELDRVLDCGVEPSRISYGNTIKKAEHVKYAFEKGIDLYATDSEADLKNIAKHAPGSKIFVRILVQGSETAEWPLSRKFGCHPNMAIELLIQARDLGLVPYGISFHVGSQQKDVAAWDDALAKVKYMFDWMKNEENIKLQMINLGGGFPANYISEVNPIKVYAEEITRYLTDDYSEEDMPEIILEPGRSLVGGSGVLVSDVVLISRKSHTDLTRWVYTDVGLFQGLIETLGEAIKYPVYTPKMETSTSKGTVVLAGPTCDSTDIMYEEAGYQLPEELEIGDKIFWLTTGAYTNSYSSIEFNGFPPLEVIYVD encoded by the coding sequence ATGATCAAAATTGACCAATATTTTGACCCTGCCGGCTGGCAGAAATTCACTCAAGCTGCTGAAGGTCGCGAGACGCCATTTCTGGTCGTGGACCTTAGCCGTATCAAAACCAAATATCATGAAATGGTTGGGTTTTTTCCCAAAGCAAAAATCCATTATGCAATGAAGGCCAGTCCTGCTGTTGAAGTGATTAACTTGCTTGCTGATCTTGGTTCGAACTTTGATTGTGCCTCCATCTATGAGCTTGATCGCGTACTAGACTGCGGCGTTGAGCCATCGCGTATCTCTTATGGCAATACCATCAAGAAAGCGGAGCATGTCAAATACGCCTTTGAAAAAGGTATTGACTTGTATGCGACCGACTCAGAAGCGGATCTCAAAAATATTGCCAAGCACGCCCCTGGTTCAAAAATCTTTGTGCGTATCTTAGTACAAGGCTCTGAGACCGCTGAATGGCCGTTGTCTCGTAAGTTTGGTTGTCATCCCAATATGGCGATTGAGCTGTTGATTCAAGCTCGTGACTTGGGCCTAGTACCTTATGGCATCTCATTCCACGTCGGCAGTCAGCAAAAAGACGTTGCCGCTTGGGATGATGCGCTAGCCAAGGTCAAATACATGTTTGACTGGATGAAAAACGAAGAAAATATTAAGCTACAAATGATTAATTTGGGTGGCGGTTTTCCAGCCAACTATATCAGTGAAGTGAACCCTATAAAAGTCTACGCTGAAGAGATCACTCGTTATTTGACAGACGACTATAGTGAAGAGGACATGCCTGAGATTATCCTTGAGCCAGGTCGTTCATTGGTTGGCGGCTCAGGTGTATTGGTCAGTGACGTGGTGCTTATCTCGCGTAAGTCGCACACGGATTTAACGCGTTGGGTGTATACCGATGTGGGCTTATTCCAAGGCTTAATCGAGACTTTGGGTGAAGCCATCAAGTATCCGGTTTATACGCCTAAGATGGAAACGTCAACCAGCAAAGGCACTGTGGTACTGGCAGGTCCTACTTGTGATTCGACCGATATCATGTATGAAGAAGCGGGCTATCAATTGCCAGAAGAGCTGGAGATTGGTGATAAAATCTTTTGGTTGACCACGGGTGCTTATACTAACTCGTATTCATCTATTGAGTTCAATGGTTTTCCACCGTTAGAAGTGATCTACGTTGACTAA
- the def gene encoding peptide deformylase yields MALLPILNYPDPRLRTIATPVKEVTAEIKTLIADMIETMYEAQGIGLAASQVDRHIQLIVMDLSEDKNSPRVFINPKVTPLVEEKQPYEEGCLSVPEVYDSVERPNKVRIEALDENGQKIDEEVEGLLAVCIQHEMDHLNGVIFVDYLSRLKQTRARDKVRKIVKIREKQGEQIADKQPQPSHS; encoded by the coding sequence ATGGCTTTACTCCCTATTTTAAATTACCCAGACCCGCGCCTGCGTACTATTGCTACGCCTGTTAAGGAAGTGACTGCTGAAATCAAAACCTTAATCGCTGATATGATTGAGACGATGTATGAGGCACAAGGTATCGGTTTGGCGGCAAGCCAAGTGGATCGCCATATTCAGCTCATCGTTATGGATCTGTCTGAAGATAAAAATAGCCCTAGAGTTTTTATCAACCCAAAGGTGACACCATTGGTAGAAGAGAAACAGCCCTATGAAGAAGGTTGTTTGTCTGTACCTGAAGTCTATGACAGTGTCGAGCGCCCAAACAAAGTGCGCATTGAAGCCTTAGATGAGAATGGTCAAAAAATCGACGAAGAAGTCGAAGGCTTACTCGCGGTATGTATCCAACATGAAATGGATCATTTAAATGGGGTCATATTCGTCGATTATTTATCACGTCTCAAGCAAACTCGTGCTCGCGATAAAGTGCGTAAAATCGTTAAAATACGCGAAAAGCAAGGTGAACAAATAGCGGATAAACAGCCGCAGCCCAGCCATTCTTAG
- a CDS encoding GlsB/YeaQ/YmgE family stress response membrane protein, whose translation MSFIWMIIVGLVAGLLARAIKPGSDPMGWIMTIVLGIVGALLGGFLAGLIGINADGGFTGLIFSVIGAIILLFIYEMIMSKRGV comes from the coding sequence ATGAGCTTTATTTGGATGATTATTGTAGGTCTGGTTGCAGGTTTATTGGCACGAGCTATCAAGCCAGGTAGCGACCCGATGGGCTGGATAATGACCATTGTATTGGGTATCGTCGGTGCTTTATTAGGTGGCTTCTTAGCTGGTCTTATCGGTATCAATGCTGATGGCGGATTTACTGGTTTGATATTCTCAGTAATCGGTGCGATCATCCTGTTATTTATCTATGAGATGATTATGAGCAAACGTGGCGTATAA
- the mpl gene encoding UDP-N-acetylmuramate:L-alanyl-gamma-D-glutamyl-meso-diaminopimelate ligase, which translates to MHIHILGICGTFMGSLALLARELGHTVTGSDANVYPPMSTQLENAGVTIEQGYLVEHLQPAPDLVVVGNAMKRGMDVIEYMLDTGLRYTSGPQFLSEQVLQSRHVIAVAGTHGKTTTTTMLAWILHYAGIDTGFLIGGVPLVNTTDEHLQHVFAHSSYLGADKIDNDDSVNTGYFVIEADEYDSAFFDKRSKFVHYRPRTAILNNLEFDHADIFADLEAIQTQFHHMVRMIPSTGKIIMPTATASLEETLAKGVWTPVWRTAVLGSAPHTTHTIDEHSKDSSDWQAELISEDGGQFAVSFAADIADEEATGVVDWSMSGIHNVNNALVAVAAAYNIGVSVKTACAALSAFAGIKRRMELIGDVNDILVFDDFAHHPTAITTTLDGAKKKLADRRIWAIIEPRSNTMKMGIHQDSLAESAALADHTLWYEPTGLEWGLKEVIENANSANPNMGHQQVLSSIDAIIKHIDMHAKAGDAIVIMSNGGFEGIHQRLLTALRNKAT; encoded by the coding sequence ATGCATATTCATATTCTTGGTATTTGTGGTACTTTTATGGGCTCACTGGCATTGCTAGCGCGCGAGCTTGGACATACGGTCACGGGCTCAGATGCCAACGTTTATCCGCCGATGTCCACCCAACTGGAAAACGCGGGCGTGACCATTGAGCAAGGCTATCTGGTAGAGCATTTACAACCAGCACCAGATTTAGTCGTCGTTGGTAATGCCATGAAGCGCGGTATGGATGTCATCGAATATATGCTGGACACAGGTCTACGCTATACATCAGGACCACAGTTTTTATCTGAGCAGGTATTACAATCGCGTCATGTGATAGCCGTTGCCGGTACTCACGGTAAAACCACGACGACGACCATGCTCGCTTGGATATTGCACTATGCGGGTATCGACACTGGGTTTTTAATCGGCGGTGTGCCACTTGTTAATACCACTGATGAGCATTTACAGCACGTCTTCGCTCACAGCAGTTATTTGGGTGCGGACAAAATTGATAATGACGATTCGGTAAATACTGGCTATTTCGTTATCGAAGCGGATGAATATGATTCTGCATTTTTTGATAAGCGCTCAAAGTTCGTTCATTACCGTCCGCGTACGGCTATTTTAAATAACCTAGAATTTGATCATGCGGATATTTTTGCGGATCTTGAGGCCATTCAGACCCAATTCCATCATATGGTGCGCATGATTCCAAGTACGGGCAAAATCATTATGCCCACAGCGACTGCCAGCTTAGAGGAGACGTTAGCGAAAGGGGTTTGGACACCCGTTTGGCGGACCGCAGTACTGGGCTCAGCGCCACATACCACCCATACTATCGATGAGCACTCAAAAGATAGTAGTGATTGGCAAGCTGAACTTATCAGCGAAGATGGTGGTCAATTTGCGGTTAGTTTTGCGGCTGATATTGCTGATGAAGAAGCCACGGGAGTCGTCGACTGGTCGATGAGCGGCATTCATAATGTGAATAATGCCTTGGTTGCTGTCGCAGCGGCTTATAACATCGGCGTCAGTGTTAAAACTGCGTGCGCGGCGTTATCAGCATTTGCTGGTATCAAGCGTCGTATGGAGCTGATTGGCGATGTCAATGATATCTTAGTCTTTGATGATTTTGCCCATCATCCTACAGCCATTACTACTACTTTAGATGGTGCCAAGAAGAAGCTGGCGGACAGACGCATTTGGGCGATTATTGAACCACGTAGTAACACCATGAAAATGGGCATTCATCAAGACAGCTTGGCTGAGTCTGCTGCTCTCGCCGATCATACCTTATGGTATGAACCGACAGGACTGGAGTGGGGTTTAAAAGAAGTCATTGAAAATGCCAATAGCGCAAATCCTAACATGGGTCATCAACAAGTACTCTCTAGTATCGATGCCATCATCAAGCATATCGACATGCACGCAAAAGCGGGTGACGCCATTGTGATTATGTCGAATGGCGGTTTTGAAGGTATTCATCAACGCTTATTAACTGCGCTACGTAATAAAGCCACTTAA